A segment of the Meles meles chromosome 4, mMelMel3.1 paternal haplotype, whole genome shotgun sequence genome:
ACTTTCAGTTGAGAAATTCAATGTACTGTCACAGAAGTTCAAACAAACTTAATTTCATTTCAGTTGTGAAAATGAATTTTCACTTCATGGACAGGGATGTAGAACTTCAGAATTTTAAGCAGAGGATCACAGTTTAACACACACCACGACCACCCCTGCATTTTTACAACATAGCTGTAGCTTATGTCATTCTGTATCTTTACAATTTTGTACTTAGGTCTTTTGCTTTAATCATGATCTATCACACACATCAGGGACAGGAATAAGATTATTTAAGAAGGAGCTAACCAATGAATTCCAAGTTCAATGGTTATTTCTCCAAATTTTCATTTTGGGAGTAGACAAGAGAATAATTTCAATTCCCCAGGGCTCTCATCTCATCCTTGGCAAGAACTCTCATGGTCCCTTTAGCACTTTCTGGTGAGGCACAGTTCATTACCTCCTGAGACAATCCACTTCGTGTCAGGATGACAATTTCATCTACAAAACTGTTCTTAATGTAGGTTCTGTCATCTCCAGTGCTTCAGACCAGaacacagaggctcagagaggtatgCACATTATGCAAACAGATGAGGAAAAGCTTGGAGGAATATCTATGAAAGGTTTCatgtaattttctgtattttcctaaaatattacAAGTATAAGTGAacgaatttttttaagattttatttttaagtaatctctacccccaaagtggggcttaaacctataaccctgagatcatgagtggcacactccactgactgagccagccaggcaccccaaaatgaatgtacttttaaaaactataattatGGGGCCTTCACTTCAAGGTCCCACAgaaagtggtagagccaggattgGAACCCATTTCTAGACAACCTCCAGTGGGAGTAGAATTTTCTGGACTCTCTCCCAGTGACCCCGAGCTCCAGCATCTCTTGTCCTTCCGGATCTCAGGGCTCCTTTCATTCCAGCTGGACCTCCAGCTTTGGCCCTTATCCCGGAGAGCAGGATGCAGCGGAGGAGGACTTGATAGGCATAGGCCTCTAGGTCTGGGGCCTTGAGTGAATCCTGCCCAGAGGTATTCTCTGGCACTACTCCCGTTGCCAATCCTGATTCCTGAGGGCAGCCACCAGGGCGTTAGCCTCTGTATCCCTGGGACTAACATTTGATGAGGAGTTGGAAGAAGGAGACCCAGCACCAGGCAGCTTTACTAACTGTGTGATTTGAAGGGAAGGAGGTAAAGCGCTTCAGCGACGGTGGAGAACCCCTCAGCCTCCGGTATGTACTGGATGTGCGGGAGGCTTATTACCCTAATCATCGCTGTCGTCAGCTACGCCAAGTGTGGGACCTCCCCCCCACCTTCCAAGGCCAGTGATTGCGCCAGAGCCCCTGCGTGCTAGCAAGCAGGTGACGCTGTTGCTGACGGCCGGCTGGGGGTACGGCAGAGAATGCTTTCCCTTCTGTACAGCGGGAACTGTCACGTGATCCCCCGCAACGCTGGCGGGCgtaccctctgtccctcttcttctgcctccgGATACCCACGGGCGCGCGCCGCGTCCTCAGGCGCTCCGGGCTTCCCCGCGTCACCTGCAGCCAGGGCGCCCCCCGCGACGCCGCCATTCATGCTTTCTACAGAGCGCGCGCAACCCGAACCATCAGGTCCAAGAGAACTGCGGGGCACGGGAGGCGCTTTGAGCTAGAGTTTCGAAACCAGCAGCAGGGGTGGGAGTCTACCCTGGTGCGCGCGCGTCGGCCCAGTTACCGAGATTCTTCCTAGGAGGGATCGAAATTCACAGAGACTCAGGAGATGGTAAAGGTGGCACGTAGGTACGGGGGCCAAGCACGGAGACATACAGAAAGGCAGAGACACTTCTAAGAAACAGAAATAGACAGAGACTGTGACACAAAGAGATCCGGGGAGCAGAAAAAGatacagacacagagagacagactgATACATAGATtggcagacacagacacagacgggCAGTCAAAGAAACACTCTAGAGAAACAGTTTAGGACCCAAAGACCAATCCGACACAAACGCGCCAACCACGGGGACAACACCCACCCGCCCGAGCTATTCCCGCGTCCGCGGGTTTCGCACAGTGCAGCTCACCTAACCGGTGTgggacacacacaccccccccccccagcgtgTTTCCGGAGTCCCCCCTTTCGAATGTGTCCAGACTCCTGGCTTCTGGCCCCGCCTCCCATTCCCAGTCCCCCTTCCTCGCCTCTAGGAGCCTCCTTGCAAGACCCTCCTCCCGCCCCTTGGGTGCCGGTCTCCCTCCCGCCCCCAACTCCCCAGTCCCGCCTCTCCCGGACAGATTCTGCACTTGTTGGCCGGTACGAATCGTCCAGTCGCCACTCCCGCCTCGTGCGGGACCCTCCCACTAACACTCGCAGCCCCCGGTTGAGTGCTGGGCGCTATCCGGtccgcccccccgcccgccccgcctcGCTCCCTCGGCCGGTGCCCGCCCCACCTCCACCGCGCCCCGCCTGCCGCGCTCTGCGGCAGTCGGGTGCTCATCGTCATTCCGCTCTtgccgccgccgccacccccgccccccgcgcacCGCCCCCGCCCGGTCCCCGTCACcacctccgccgccgccgccgcctgcccAGCGGCCCGGGAGGCGGAGGCGCGGGGGAGGAGGCCCCGCTTGGCTCCGCAGCCCCGGATGCTGCATGACTTCATCCTTCCGCCGGCTCCCCTGCTGAGCTAGGGCCGGTCCGGCAGCTAgcccgccgcccgcgccccgccGCAGTCCCGCGCCCACCCCGCGCCCGCCATGTCCGAGATCCTGCCCTACAGTGAGGACAAGATGGGCCGCTTCGCCGCCGACCCCGAGGGCTCCGACCTCTCCTTCAGCTGCCGCCTGCAGGACACCAACTCCTTCTTCGCGGGCAACCAAGCCAAGCGACCCCCCAAGCTGGGCCAGATCGGCCGAGCCAAGAGAGGTATGCGGCCGGGGCCCGGAGTCGCCGCTTGACCCAGAAACCCTTCGCCGGGCGCCCCCCGGCTGCGGTTCCCCGCCAAGCGCCCGCAGCTCTTGCCGCAGACCAGCGCAGCCAGCCGCTCGCCGGccggggtttgggggggggggtgtccccgCTGCAGTCTAgtgtccctctcttcccctctcccggGACGCAGTGCCCCGGATTCGATGCTCGCCACCTCTGGAAGTAGAGCCCTGACACCCGggcaagggggaggggccggccggGGCATTTGGGGCTGCCTGAAGTGGGAACGTGGGGCGACCGGCCGCTTCTTCAGGATCAAAGGCTAAGTCGGTGGATGCTTCGGAAGAACCTTTGGGTGGAAAGGGACGTCCGACTGGAGAGAGGACGGGGGGGTCCGGGGATTCGGTTGTCCTCGTTGTTTGCATGGGGAGGGGACTCTGTTGGTGCCAGCATCGGAAGAGGGGGTCAGGAGGCGAGAGGGTTCGGAAGAGGGTTGGACTAGGTGAAGATTCTGTTTGAGAAGGGGGTCTGTCGAAGAGGGGGCTCCCACGAGCAAAAGGATGATCAGCTCGGATGGAAGAGCGCTCAGGCGGCGGGAGGGTTTGGACTGGGAGGTTGAACTGCCAGTTGGAACAGGGGGCGTTCCTCCatagggaggggaggagggcctgTGGGAACTGGGCTCCGCGGAGGGTCCAGTCGGCAAGAGAATTCGGATGGGGAGGGCACTGTGGCACGGGCATCCGAGGGGCGTCACTGGGCCACGGGAAATAGCTGTTCGGGGCGCGAGGACGCGGGGCCCATtctcgccgccgccgccccctgAGGCCGCGCCGCTGACGCGCTTTCTCCCTGCGCAGTGGTGATCGAGGATGACCGGATAGACGACGTGCTgaaggggatgggggagaagCCGCCGTCCGGAGTGTAGATGCGCCGGCTCGGGCGGCGGGCTCCGGGCCCAGCCCCGCAGCGGCCAGGAGCGCGGGCCGGCTATGCGGCTGccggcgccccccgccccggcccaggCGCCCGCCGgcgggggctgcagggccgcgcCGCCTTCGGGTTggagtcgccgccgccgccgcctggcaCTCCGGAGCTGTCCGCTTCAGCACcacggcagcggcggcggcggcggcggcggccgcggcgcggACCCTCCCGGAGCCCGCCGCCGCGCTCATGCACTTTAGAACCTCGGGCCGCAGCCCCACCCCGCACACCGGAACGGACACAGAGACCCGCGGCCCTCAGCCCCCGACCC
Coding sequences within it:
- the CAMK2N2 gene encoding calcium/calmodulin-dependent protein kinase II inhibitor 2; amino-acid sequence: MSEILPYSEDKMGRFAADPEGSDLSFSCRLQDTNSFFAGNQAKRPPKLGQIGRAKRVVIEDDRIDDVLKGMGEKPPSGV